The following coding sequences lie in one Capnocytophaga stomatis genomic window:
- a CDS encoding DNA-methyltransferase, with protein MTEHIKLPYDSIIQGDCIDILKTLPPNSIDLIFADPPYNMQTEGELLRTDGSAFSGVTDAWDKFDSITDYDHFCKLWLTECKRVLKNDGSIWVIGSFQNIYRLGYIMQDLGFWILNDVVWSKPNAVPNFAGTRFQNSHETLIWCAKSKKSKYQFNYKTMKSLNGDKQMKSVWDIGICIGNERLKDENGQKIHSTQKPEKLLYNIILSSTEPNDVVLDPFFGTGTTGAIAKKLGRRFIGIEREDFYIKHAEKRIRNVATEIDMVSKLELEVKPPRISTKELIVKGFLTAGQQLFSKDKRFSVTLQQNGNVSDDEETLSIHKMSAKLLGRTNNNGWDYFWTNHNGDFVSIDSLRYLADKQ; from the coding sequence ATGACTGAACACATTAAACTTCCGTATGATAGCATCATACAAGGGGATTGCATTGACATTCTCAAAACGCTCCCTCCCAATTCTATTGATTTAATATTTGCCGACCCTCCCTACAATATGCAAACGGAGGGCGAACTGCTACGAACCGACGGCTCTGCTTTCAGTGGAGTAACCGATGCGTGGGACAAATTTGACAGCATAACCGATTACGACCATTTTTGCAAACTTTGGCTTACCGAATGCAAAAGAGTACTCAAAAATGACGGTTCTATTTGGGTAATTGGTTCATTTCAAAATATTTACAGATTAGGATACATTATGCAAGATTTAGGTTTTTGGATTTTGAATGATGTTGTATGGTCAAAGCCCAATGCTGTGCCTAATTTCGCAGGTACTCGTTTTCAAAACTCACACGAAACGCTTATTTGGTGTGCCAAATCCAAAAAATCCAAATATCAATTTAACTACAAAACAATGAAAAGTCTCAACGGAGACAAACAGATGAAAAGCGTTTGGGACATCGGAATTTGTATCGGAAATGAACGACTGAAAGATGAAAACGGACAAAAAATTCATTCCACTCAAAAGCCTGAAAAACTGCTTTATAATATCATTCTTTCATCTACCGAGCCAAATGATGTGGTTTTAGACCCTTTCTTCGGAACAGGAACAACTGGGGCGATTGCAAAAAAACTCGGACGGCGTTTCATCGGCATTGAGCGAGAGGATTTTTACATAAAACACGCTGAAAAAAGAATCCGAAATGTGGCTACTGAAATTGATATGGTTTCCAAATTGGAATTGGAAGTAAAACCGCCTCGAATTTCAACCAAAGAACTCATCGTAAAAGGATTTTTAACCGCTGGGCAACAGTTGTTTAGCAAAGATAAACGCTTTTCGGTAACGCTCCAACAAAACGGAAATGTTTCCGATGATGAGGAAACGCTTTCCATTCATAAAATGTCTGCCAAATTATTAGGACGAACCAATAACAACGGCTGGGATTATTTTTGGACAAATCACAACGGAGATTTTGTAAGTATAGATTCATTAAGGTATTTAGCTGATAAACAATAA
- a CDS encoding YihY/virulence factor BrkB family protein — MIKKITNHKIFKLFKITSLEFLDDNCLKLSASLSYSTIFALPSLAILIISSVGLFYDANEVSSEFFHQLADLVGEKSALQIQSVIDNIQIDDSGRIAQWISIATLIFTASAVFAEIQSSINYIWELKAKPQKGILRIIINRLLSFAMIGALGFVLLVSLLINTFIDILFKQLSRMFSENSVYLAQIFNIAIVFSIVTIIFSFIFKTLPDGKLKWKDTLIGAGFTSILFMLGKFVIGNYLVNTAKLDVYGAAGSVLVLLVWVYYSAIILYFGAVFTKNYSEMYGIPIEPSSYSVRVIIEEREVDYAKQPSEIAEKHEDMSNKRKKNS; from the coding sequence ATGATAAAAAAAATTACAAATCACAAAATATTTAAACTTTTTAAAATCACTTCATTAGAATTTTTGGACGATAACTGCCTGAAATTAAGTGCTTCGTTGTCCTACTCCACGATTTTCGCTTTGCCTTCTTTGGCTATTTTGATTATTTCGTCAGTGGGATTGTTTTATGATGCCAATGAGGTCTCGTCCGAATTTTTCCATCAACTTGCTGATTTAGTGGGAGAAAAATCGGCTTTGCAAATTCAATCGGTTATTGATAACATTCAAATTGACGACTCGGGAAGGATAGCCCAATGGATAAGTATTGCGACACTTATTTTCACAGCTTCGGCGGTATTCGCTGAAATTCAGAGTTCTATAAACTATATTTGGGAACTGAAAGCCAAACCTCAAAAGGGAATTTTACGCATTATCATCAACCGATTGCTTTCCTTTGCGATGATTGGAGCTTTGGGTTTTGTACTGTTAGTCAGTTTGTTAATAAACACATTTATTGATATTTTGTTCAAACAATTATCACGAATGTTTTCGGAGAATTCAGTTTATCTTGCCCAGATTTTCAATATTGCAATTGTTTTTTCGATAGTTACGATTATATTTAGCTTCATTTTCAAGACCTTACCTGACGGGAAGTTAAAATGGAAGGATACGCTCATTGGGGCAGGATTTACTTCTATTTTGTTTATGTTGGGTAAATTTGTAATCGGGAATTATTTGGTAAACACTGCTAAATTAGATGTTTACGGAGCGGCAGGTTCTGTTTTGGTTTTGTTGGTATGGGTTTATTATTCGGCAATCATACTTTATTTCGGAGCAGTGTTTACCAAAAACTATTCGGAAATGTACGGAATTCCCATAGAACCAAGTAGTTATTCCGTTCGTGTTATCATAGAGGAAAGAGAGGTGGATTATGCCAAACAGCCTTCGGAAATTGCTGAAAAACACGAAGATATGTCCAACAAAAGAAAGAAAAATAGCTAG